One window from the genome of Pseudoliparis swirei isolate HS2019 ecotype Mariana Trench chromosome 24, NWPU_hadal_v1, whole genome shotgun sequence encodes:
- the med28 gene encoding mediator of RNA polymerase II transcription subunit 28 isoform X1, with protein sequence MASSMSGMFSGQQPPGVHPVGAPGGPGQPGFPGAATTRGPGKNTLVDELESSFEACFASLVSQDYVNGTDQEEIRTGVDQCIQKFLDVARQTECFFLQKRLQLSVQKPEQVVKEDVSELRNELQRKELLVQKHLSKLHHWQQVLEDVSVQQRKPTDLPPPGPLAFLEQASASLPPAPLKPN encoded by the exons ATGGCGTCGTCCATGAGTGGGATGTTCTCCGGTCAGCAGCCCCCGGGTGTCCATCCTGTTGGCGCTCCCGGTGGACCGGGCCAGCCGGGCTTCCCCGGCGCAGCTACTACCAGAGGTCCGGGAAAAAACACGCTGGTGGACGAGCTGGAGTCTTCCTTTGAG GCATGTTTTGCATCCCTGGTAAGCCAGGACTACGTTAACGGAACTGATCAGGAGGAGATTCGAACTG GTGTTGACCAGTGCATACAGAAGTTTCTGGACGTGGCTCGTCAGACGGAGTGCTTCTTCTTACAGAAAAGGCTACAGCTATCTGTGCAGAAACCAGAACAGGTGGTGAAAGAG GATGTGTCAGAGTTACGTAATGAGCTGCAGAGGAAAGAATTACTGGTTCAGAAGCACTTGTCCAAACTGCACCACTGGCAACAAGTTCTCGAGGACGTGAGCGTCCAGCAGCGTAAACCCACAGACCTCCCTCCTCCGGGGCCGCTGGCCTTTCTGGAGCAGGCCTCTGCCAGTCTGCCCCCTGCCCCTTTAAAACCAAATTAA
- the med28 gene encoding mediator of RNA polymerase II transcription subunit 28 isoform X2, with protein MASSMSGMFSGQQPPGVHPVGAPGGPGQPGFPGAATTRGPGKNTLVDELESSFEACFASLVSQDYVNGTDQEEIRTGVDQCIQKFLDVARQTECFFLQKRLQLSVQKPEQDVSELRNELQRKELLVQKHLSKLHHWQQVLEDVSVQQRKPTDLPPPGPLAFLEQASASLPPAPLKPN; from the exons ATGGCGTCGTCCATGAGTGGGATGTTCTCCGGTCAGCAGCCCCCGGGTGTCCATCCTGTTGGCGCTCCCGGTGGACCGGGCCAGCCGGGCTTCCCCGGCGCAGCTACTACCAGAGGTCCGGGAAAAAACACGCTGGTGGACGAGCTGGAGTCTTCCTTTGAG GCATGTTTTGCATCCCTGGTAAGCCAGGACTACGTTAACGGAACTGATCAGGAGGAGATTCGAACTG GTGTTGACCAGTGCATACAGAAGTTTCTGGACGTGGCTCGTCAGACGGAGTGCTTCTTCTTACAGAAAAGGCTACAGCTATCTGTGCAGAAACCAGAACAG GATGTGTCAGAGTTACGTAATGAGCTGCAGAGGAAAGAATTACTGGTTCAGAAGCACTTGTCCAAACTGCACCACTGGCAACAAGTTCTCGAGGACGTGAGCGTCCAGCAGCGTAAACCCACAGACCTCCCTCCTCCGGGGCCGCTGGCCTTTCTGGAGCAGGCCTCTGCCAGTCTGCCCCCTGCCCCTTTAAAACCAAATTAA